The DNA segment TCTCCAATGAACAAGGTAAAAAAGGTCAAATTAAAGCAGGACAACTTGCTGATTTTATCGCCCTTTCTGCTGATTATTTTCGCGTGCCTGAAAATGAGATCAAAGCCATTGAATCACTTTTAACGGTAGTGGATGGCAAGATTGTGTATGCAAATGGTGACTTTTCATCATTAACACCACCGTCTATTCCAGTATTACCTGATTGGTCGCCAGTGATAAAAGTACCAGGTCATTATTCTTACTTGCAACAAGAGACAAAAGCCGCGGTGTTAAATCAGCTACATCAATGCTGTGGTGCCTGCCATGTTCATGGGCATCAACATGATATCGCTCGCCAATCATCCATTCCTATTTCAGATGATAATGCATTTTGGGGCGCTTTAGGCTGTTCTTGCTTTACATTCTAATTTTTATGATAACGATGGTCGGTAATTATTTATCGACCATCTCAAACAAAGAGAGATAAGACGATGGCAACGCAACGCGCCTCTGCATGGTCGCCCTTACGTAATCGTATTTTTTTCGTATTATGGATGGCAACGCTATTTTCTAATATTGGTACTTGGATGAATGATGTGGGTGCTGGTTGGTTGATGACAAACCTCAGCCCTGATCCCGTGATGATTGCCGCTATTCAAGCCATGACGACATTACCTGTTTTCTTATTGGCGCTTCCCGCAGGAGCCATTGCTGATATTTTCGATAAACGAAAACTGCTTATTTTCGTCAATATTTTAATGCTCTGTGCGGCCACGTTATTGGCTATTTTGGTTTATTTCGATGTTATCAGCATTGGCTGGTTATTATTAATTACCTTTGTTTTGGGTTCTGGTGCCGCATTTTTAGGCCCTGCATGGCAAGCCATTGTGCCAAGTATTGTCAAGCCTAATGAATTAAAATCAGGCATTGCCTTAAACAGTATGGGAATTAATATCAGCCGAGCGATAGGTCCCGCACTTGCAGGTATTTTGATTTCTCAGGTTGGTCTTTATCTTCCTTTTTTACTTAACGCCTTGAGCTTTATTGCCATTATTCTTGCTGTCTGGTGGTGGGAAGGTGAGAAAAAAGAAGAAGAGAAACTCCCTGCTGAATCTGTTGTGGCAGCAATGATCTCCGGTTTACGTTATGCGCGTTATAGCCCTGCATTGATAAAAACGATTGTAAGAGCCGCCAGCTTTTTTATTTTTGCCAGCGCCTATTGGGCAATGTTACCGCTAGTTGCTCGAGTCTCACTACATGGTGATGCGACACTTTATGGTCTATTAACAACTAGCATTGGTATTGGCGCGGTGGTTGGTGCATTTAGCTTATCAACCTTACGTGAAAAATTTAGCACCAGCACACTTATTGCTTTTGGCACTCTGGGTACTGCATTGGTGTTATTTATTTTTGCTAGTGCGACTTCAAAATATCTCGCTATTTTCGCCAGTATGCTTGCAGGATTTAGTTGGATAATCACCCTTTCCACATTAATGGTCTCTGCACAAACAGCATTGCCTAATTGGGTTCGTGCGAGAGGTCTCGCACTTTATTTAACTGTGTTTTCAGGCGCTATGGCGTTAGGCTCTCTTGTTTGGGGACAAATCGCTTCACATACTTCAGTGACGATAGCTTTGCTGTGTGCAACGGTTGGGATTATTTTAGTTTGGTTATGTGTTTTGCGTGTCAAATTAGACCATGACAACATCAACTTACAGCATTCAGAACACTTTATTCTTGATGAGGGGCTTATTGAGATCACAGCAGATAAAGATCCTGTGTTAATTACCGTAAATTATCAAATTGAAGCAATTCACCAAGAACAATTCCTTAGTTTAATGAATCGATTAAAAACGGTTCGTTTAAGAGATGGTGGTTATTCATGGGGCTTGTTTGTTTCATCTGATGCGATTACAGATAATAACGCTCAAACTTATATGGAAACGTTTATGGTCGCTTCTTGGGCTGAGCATCTTCGTCAACATGATCGCGCGACAATGGATGATAAACAGTTGCAACAACAATTAGATAAAATAATTAGCGCTAAAAAAGTGACACACTCTTTCTCTGCTTTTTCACCCAAAAAATAATTACATCAATCGCTCATACACTTTATTTATTTTTATTTCGGTCAATAAGGTGTATGGGTGGTTTTGTGTTTTTTATCCTTTCATTGCCTCTCACTCTACTTTCTTGTACTCTGCACCGCTTCTTACCTTTGAAATAACGAAAACGTATTTGAGAAAATCATGACAGGACATATTTCTAAAGATCCGCTACATGGCATCACTCTTGAAATGCAAGTAAATGCGCTGGTGGCAAAATATGGTTGGGCTAAATTAGGACAACTTATCAAAATTAACTGCTTTAGAAGTGATCCTAGCGTGAAATCGAGTTTAAAATTTTTGCGCAGAACACCTTGGGCGCGCGCGGAAGTGGAAGCGTTATATCTTGATTCTTTAGAAGCAGATATTGATGATGTGATTGAAGTTATCGACCATCCTGATTGCGATCCGTGGGCAAATAGTCGAAAGTAGTTTTAAAATGAAATTCTATTTCAAAGTAGATATATCCTATAAAATCTATTTTTTATTATGAGGGGTATTTAAATTTTGAAATAAAAAATGCTACTTTAGTAACTAAAGTAGCATTTTAAATGCTATAATCTTAAAAGATAATTATATTTTAAATATTTTATATCCTATAAATTATAATAGAGTTTATTAGAATTCATCTTTGAAAATTGATGGAGTCATTGAAGCAATTGTATCATTTTTCACATGAAACATATTGCAAAAATAAATTAGACTATTTACATTTAATGGAAGTGTGAAATTATTTGATGACATATCATTTATAACTTCTTTTCTCAATAATCGAAAAAACTCTTTTGCAACTTGAGGATTATCATCAAAATATTTACTAATCGATTCATTGAGCTTCATTGGTTGCATCCGCAATCTGAATTTTTGACGTAGCATTGATTCCCAACTTCTAGATTTATAGTGTTTGTAAGCTAATTCATCGAATATTTTTATCATCGTCCACTCTGATGTTTCTAAAGTTGCATATATCCCATTAAGCCTACGGCTTTCATTATCGTGATTAGCCCAATCTGGTTTAGATTTATATCTAAGATCATGTTCTACTTCATGCCATCCCTCAGAAAGAATAGACCGTATTTGAAGTTCAAAAGTTGAATCAATGAGTTTACTAATTGGCTCACTAAATAAATATTCTTTTTCTAGAAGTTTTTTTGGAATGTCATATACTATATTATATCTTACTGCAGAGAATTCATCCGCTCCCATAATGTCAATGCTATGATCTTTCTCTCTTTCCGAAAAAATAGTATTTAAAATATTATGAACAATCTCTATATCATCATTGAAATATAGAGCTATTCTAACACCTATGGCATCTTGAATTTTATGTGTATCACCATATTTAGGATCGCTCAATTTTTTGTTGATTGATATAATATCCTTATTTCTAGAAAAAACTCTAAACATAATTCCGAGATTTGTAAGTTTGGATGAAATTAATTCTTCTATGTCTTCTTTTGTTGATTCACTAAAGGAAAAATTTATTTTATTGAGTGTACTGTTCATTCTAGCGTCCTAATATTTTTTTAACTTCACCAACATTAAATTTATTTATCGCAGTAAATGAACTACTATTTGCACTTTCAAGAATTTCTTTATCTTTCAGTCTTTTAATAGCTTTTGTTATATTTCTTCTAGAGTAACCTTCAATTTTATATAAAACACCTGTATAGATATGTAATCTAGTGATTGAATTAGAACCTAATGGCATGAATTTACCTAATATCTCTCTTTCTAAATTTAATTCATCATCATTAGGTATATCCTCTTCAATTTGTTCATTATCTAAAATTAGGTTGTTATTGTCTGTACAATTTAGAAAACTTATATCATAAGGCTTAGAATCCATAGGATAAGTACAATTATAAAATTGGCAAGAAATAAATGTAACATCATGAAAGTTTATAAAATTAAAAACGCTATTTGAAAAAGAACACTCGTTAAAAACAGAGTTTTTTATTTCTGACTTCTCAAAAAATACTGTATTTTCAAACTCCAAGCCTGTGATGGTTGTACTAGAATAAATATCCAAATCAATATGTTGTTCTAATAAATATTCATATTTCATATGTTCGGTAGACGTTAGAAATTCTCTCATTCCTAAAAGTCGTTTCCATAATAAATGGCGTTCACTATTATTACGAGGCAAATATGATTGTACTGCTGGTTCAACAAATCGTTCATCTGCTGCTAGCCAATCGTCAGCATCATTTTCAATGATACCGCGAGCGATATAATTACCAAAAACAAATTCATTAACAAATTCTATTCTATTTTCACCTTGATTACTTCTGTCAAAAAATGCATGTGTGGCTAATTTATTGGCTAATGCATCGATAGTAGGGCGATCTTTCCCTGGATATAAAAGCCTTGTTTCGTCAAGAATCAATGTGTTTTTGCTTTTAATTAAATTTATTATTTTTTCTTTATTATCTGACGTATAGTCATTTTCACACATGTTCATTGCAATACTAGATAAGACAGCAGATTGTTTTTCTGGGATCATCAGAAGATCTTGCCGTTCTCTTTCTCTTTCAAGCATAGATGTAAAATAATGATCTACAATTTTTGAGCTTTGACTACATAGAGCATTAAAGTTTTCATCATTGATGGAACGAAGATAAGCTAGCAATACTGGGTTTGATAATTTTTTTATATCAATATGTTGAGATTTTAACTTATCAATCCTTTCAGTAGATAACCAATCTTTAACTTCAGGTATACTTAATTTATATCTAATGACATTAAAATTATCTTTATATTTATTTTTCCACTCTTGAAACACTTCCCCATCAAAAATTGCAGTGCGACGAGATGTTAATATAACTTTAGCTGAATTGGTAAGAAGTTCACCTATTGTTTCTAACATTGGTTGGGCTTTTTCAAAATCAATATCATTATTTTTATTTATTGTGGTTTCATTTAATAACTCATCAAATCCATCTAATACGAGAACAATTTTACCATTTTTTGTTTCATCGATAACAAGATCACTTTTTACGGTACGAAAACTACGATCGACTTCCCTAACAAAGACATGGCTAAATACTTTTGCTTGACGATCTCGCGAAAATTCGGTAAAGAAAGGAAGTGGAGTACCTTCAGTTTCAACTAAATTTTTAAGTATCTCATATGATGTACAGGTTTTTCCAAAACCGGCTGGTGCTTCAATAAGAATTAATTTAGATTCATTTTTTTTTATTTCTTTTAAAATATCCTCAATAATATTTTCTTCATGTTTTGGGGGGGAGTTCTCTTTTTCATATGGAACATGTACATAGTTATAGTTTTTCGCACCAAAAGGTAAAATAGATAGCATTTTTTCACAATAATCATTGTACTCATTTTTAATTCTTATTCTCCAATCATCAACATTGAAAAAACCTTCAAATAAATTATTTTCTATATCTTTTAAGTCTGTAAAAAAAGATTTTTTTGTTGAATATCCTATATCGTCCAGTCCTTTTATACTTTTTTCCATCTCTTGAAGATTAACATTTTCAGTATAAACCAATTCAGCATTATGGAAAAAACCGGCTTTAAATGTAAATGCATAATAACCAGCTCCTGATGCGTTTTTTTTATACTCAAAACCATACTTTCTAAATAATGAGATAAGACGGTCGGAATCTAACATAAATATTCCTATAAAATATATGTAGTTTATGTAGGTAGTATTGAGAATATTTTTTCTTTTATATTAAAAAAATAAGATATTAATAATGCCATATTTTTTTATTTAGTACTACTCATCCCTAAACTCTTTCGGTGTCATACCAAATTCTTTTTTAAAGATAGAGTAAAAATATTGCAGTGATGGATAGCCACACATCACAGATATTTCTTGTATCGCCAGTGTTGTGGTGGCTAATAAATTTTGAGCGCGTTTGAGCTTTTCTTCATAAATAACGGTATGAATTGTTTTGCCAATTTCTTTTTTAAATCGCTGTTCTAAATTAGAACGCGACATATTAACCGCGTCTAAAACTTGCTCCGTTTTTATTCCCTTGCAAGCATTGTAATAAATATAATGCATAGCCTGTACAACGGTAGGGTCGTTAAATGAATGGAAATCTGTTGAACGGCGCTCAACAATTTTAACCGGTGGTACTAATATTCTTTGCGGTTTCTCTGTGACATGCCCTTCCAGCGTTTGATGCAACAACTTCGCAGCTAAATATCCCATTTGTCGTGAACCTTGCACAACAGAAGATAATGCAATACGAGATAAATAACGCGTCATATCTTCATCATCAATACCAATAATGCTGATCTCTTCAGGCACATTAATATTTAAATTATCGCAAACTTGCAGTAAATGGCGCGCCCTAGCATCTGTTACCGCAATAATACCTGTTTGTGGGGGCAAGGTTTGTATCCAATCGGATAAACGGTTTTGCGCATGTTGCCAATTTTCTTGGGTAATATCCATGCCGTTATAAACAATACCCGGATATTTTTCACTGGTGACTAATTGACGAAATGCATGCTCTCGTTCATTAGACCAATGAGGATGATCTTTTGCTGGCAAGCCATAAAAAGCAAAGTGTTTCAGCCCTTTTTGCTTTAAATGTAAAAAAGCTTGCTGGACTAATTCATAATTATCTGTGGCGATATAAGGTACAGATGGATAATTTTCTTCTTGATGATAAGAGCCACCCACACCAATAACTGCTAATGGTAATTGGCTTAAATGTTTTGCAATAATTGGATCATCAAAATCTGCAATAATACCATCACAAACCCAATGGTTTATATTATCAAGCCGAGTACGAAAATCCTCTTCAATAAATACATCCCAATGGCACTGTGATGCCTGAAGATATTCTCCAACACCTTCAACAACTTGTCGGTCATACACTTTATTAGCATTGAATAACAGCACAATACGAAAGTATTTATCTTTTTTCATTTTACGCTACCTAGTTTTCTCGTTTGGCATTAAACCACAGCTTTAATTTTGTAAGAACTTGCTTTCATTGCTATGTGACTACTATCACACAAGCCAAATTTCGTAATGGCAAAGTAAAAAATAGGAATAACCAATGTTAATTACAACAGGTATTTTGTTTTTAAACCCGATTGCCGAGGAGATTTCTCATGTATCAGAATAACTTTAATAAATTAATTTCTAGGCAAAATACCTATAGCGCAAAATGGTGTAATAGTAACGCCAATGTTATCCCGTTATCTGTTGCAGATATGGATATTCCTGCGCCTGATTTTATTATTAATGAACTTACCCAATTTAATCTTAAAGGCATTTATGGCTATACCGACCTGAGCCATGATTGGAATAATGTTGCTGCTAATTGGTTTAAAACGCAATATCAGTGGGTTGTTGCCCCTGAGACAATTGTCTTTTGCCCTCGTATTATTCAGGCTGTTTCACTTTATATTCAGAACTTTACGCAAATGGGCGATAAAGTGACAACGTTATCTCCCGCTTATCATCCTATTAGTAATGCTGTTTGTGTCAATCAACGTGAACTATTAGAAAGCCCGCTGATTTATCGTGACGGCTATTATGAAATTGATTTTGATGACTTGGAAAATAAGTTTAAACAGTCTGTCTGCTTTATTTTGCTATCACCGCACAATCCAACAGGAACAGTATGGCAAAAAAGTGATTTATTAAAAATAGCGGAACTTGCACAAAAATATCAGGTTTTTATTATTTCTGATGATGTGCATGCCGATTTTGTTTTTGATGACGCAACTTATCACCCTATTTCATCAGTAAATACTTATGTAGAACAACACTCTTTTATTTGTACTTCTCCCGCTAAAACATTCAATTTAGCAGGTCTTGAAGTTGCGAATATAGTTATTGCCAATCCTGAATATCGTGAAAAATTCAAGCAATGCTTAATTGCTGCGGGTATTCATAATCCTGGCTATTTTTCAGTTCCCGCTTTTTTACAAGCTTATACCTTACAAGGCCAACAATGGGTTGGTGAATTAAAAACGTACCTTGCTGATAACCGACGTTGGGTAAAAGAACAATGTGAACGTTACTTTCCTGATTGGGTTATCACTCAAAGTCATGGCACCTACATGCTATGGATCAACTACCAAAAAATGCAGTTATCTGAAGAACAACTAAAACATTGGTTTGTTTCATTAGCTGAAGTGGAAATGAGTTGGGGGCGTGGTTTTGGTGCGGTTGGGGATGGTTTTTTCCGCATTAATATCGCGACACCTCGTTCAATATTAGAAACCGTTTTCACTCGGCTTATTCGTACCTTACCTCACGCCAGTTTGGAATAAATTACAATGAAAACGCAAACGATAAACAGCCCGAGAACACCTACATTACTCGAATCACTCTTTCCTATATTCACCATGGTGGTGCTATTAGGTGGAGGCTACGCTGCTTTTGATTTACCACCAGAGCCTTTAATGGTGCTATCCACAGTTGTAGCAGCGCTATTAGTAAAACGATTAGGATATCGCTATGACGAGATCTTAACGGCAATTTCACAAAAAATTGCTAAAACCATGCCCGCATTGTTAATTTTAATCAGCGTGGGCTTATTAATAGGCACATGGATGATTGGTGGCACCATTCCACTGATGATCTATTACGGCTTAAAAATGATCAGCCCAGAAATGCTTTATGTTACGGCATTATTGGTTACATCATTAGTGTCAGTCTGTACGGGAACGTCATGGGGTTCTGCGGGAACCATCGGTGTTGCCTTTATGGGCGTTGCCGTCGGTATGGATGCTAACCTTGCTGCAACCGCTGGTGCCGTCGTTGCGGGTGCTTATTTTGGTGACAAATTATCACCATTATCAGGTGATACCAATCTTGCCGCAATGGCAGCGAGGATCGACCTTTATCAGCATATCTGGCACTTACTTTATACCACGCTACCTTCTCTGATTTTAACCGCGATTGTAATGACGGTTTATGGCATGAATGGTGATTTAGCCGGTCAAGGTGTGCCAGAAAAAGTGACATTAATTACAAATGGTCTTGAGAGTGTTTATAACTTCAATCTGATCCTTCTCATTCCTGTATTAGTGATTTTATATGGTTCAGTAACAAAGAAACCCACAATCCCCGTGATGTTAGCTTCTGCTGCAATCGCGATGTTTAATGCCTATCTTATTCAAGGTTTTGGATTACATGACATCGTAAAAAGTGCAGTTGATGGCTTTAATGTCTCGATGATCCAAGGTAAAGAAGTCCCTGAATTATTAGGTAACTTATTAAATCGTGGTGGCATGAACTCAATGATGAGCACCCTGCTTATCTGTTTCTGCGCCCTCTCTTTTGCCGGTACTTTATCGTTAAGTGGTGCATTAGAGGTGATTGTCCATGCATTGTTAAAAATGGTTCACTCAACAGGCTCTATGATCTTAGCCACAATTGCTTGCGGGCTAACCATGATTGGCGTGACCTGTAATGGACAAATCTCAATCCTTATTCCTATCGAAATGTTACGCGGTGCCTACATCGAACGAGGTTTACACCCTAAAAACCTAGCTCGTACCGTAGAAGACTCCGCCACTATCTTTGAACCTATTTTACCGTGGACAGCTGCAGGCGCTTATATGGCAGGTACGTTAGGTGTTGCAACCTTAAGTTACTTACCTTGGGCTGTATTGTGCTGGAGTGGCATCTTCTTTGCCATGCTGTGGGGTTTCACGGGCTTTGGCATTGCCAAATTAACACCAGAAGAGCAGGAAGAGATGACTGCTGAGCTTGAATCACATTCAGAATTACAACTTGATACTAAATAAGGACGGTTCCATGTCTTACTTTGATAAAATTGAACAAATTCAATATGAAGGCACAACAAGCGATAACCCATTAGCGTTTCGTTACTATAATCCTGATGAGATTATTTTAGGTAAACGAATGGAAGATCACCTAAGATTTGCGGCTTGTTATTGGCATAATTTCTGTTGGAATGGTTCTGATATGTTCGGTATCGGTACTTTTGATAGACCGTGGCAAACTCCGGGTGAAGCCTTAGAACAAGCAAAACGCAAAGCCGATGTAGCCTTTGAGTTCTTTCATAAACTCAATGTTCCTTTCTACTGTTTTCATGATGTCGATGTTATTTCTGAAGGTAATAACATCAATGAATATATCTCTAATATGGCGGCAATCACTGATGTATTAGCGAAAAAACAAGAAGAAACCAACGTTAAGTTATTATGGGGAACAGCAAACTGCTTCACTAATCCTCGTTATGGTGCAGGTGCAGCAACCAATCCAGATCCTGACGTTTTTGCATGGGCTGCGACACAAGTCTGTGAAGCGATGAAAGCGACAAAAACACTGGGTGGCGAAAACTATGTATTATGGGGCGGGCGTGAAGGCTATGAAACACTGTTAAATACAGATTTACGCCAAGAAAGAGAGCAAATTGGCCGTTTTATGCAGATGGTTGTTGAACACAAACATAAAATTGGTTTCCAAGGTACATTACTGATTGAACCCAAACCACAAGAGCCGACAAAACACCAGTATGACTATGATACTGCGACTGTTTATGGTTTCTTAAAACAGTTTGGTCTTGAAAAAGAAGTCAAAGTAAACATTGAAGCCAACCACGCAACATTAGCAGGACATAGCTTCCATCATGAAATTGCGACTGCCATTGCGTTAGGGATTTTAGGCTCTGTTGATGCTAACCGTGGCGATCCACAATTAGGTTGGGATACAGACCAATTCCCAAATAGCGTAGAAGAAAATGCACTTGTGATGTATGAAATTCTTAAATCAGGTGGATTTACAACGGGTGGTTTAAACTTTGATGCTAAAGTTCGTCGTCAAAGTAATGATAAATATGACCTTTTCTATGGGCATATTTCAGGAATGGATACAATGGCAATGGCATTACGCATCGCAGCAAGAATGATCCAAGATGGTGGTCTTGATAAGTTTACGGCACAGCGTTATTCGGGCTGGAGTGCAGAGTTTGGTCAAAATATCTTACAAGGTAAATATAGCCTTGAAGATGTGGCGAAATATGCACAAAACAATACATTAGCGCCACAGTTACAAAGTGGACGCCAAGAAATGCTCGAAAGTTTAGTGAATCGCTATATTTTTGGTTAATTGCATAAATGTAATAACACAGCGGGTTTTCCGCTGTGTCTATTAATTAGATATAGGTCATGAGGTAACTTTATGTATTTAGGGCTAGATTTAGGCACTTCAAGCGTTAAAGCGATCATCATGAATGAGCAAGGTGACGTTGTTGCCAGTCATTCTGTTTCTTTAGCAATATCACGCCCTCACCCTCAATGGTCAGAACAAGATCCACTGCAATGGTGGCAAGCCACGCAAGACGCTATTCTTCAGCTTGGACGAAGTTATCCTATGGATAAAATCGAAGCGATTGGATTAAGCGGTCAGATGCATGGCGCCGTTTTACTTGATGCTCAACAAGCGGTGCTACGTCCTGCAATCTTATGGAACGATGGTCGTAGTTTTAAGCAGTGCCAAGTGCTTGAGGCGCAATATCCTCAGTTTAAAAAGATCACAGGTAACTTAGTTATGCCCGGCTTTACGGCACCAAAACTACAATGGGTTGCTGAACAGGAGCCTGAAGTTTTTCAACGCATTGCACATGTTTTATTACCTAAAGATTTTTTACGTTGGAAGATGAGCGGTAATTTCGCCAGTGATATGTCAGATTCAGCCGGCACGCTTTGGTTAGACATGCAAAAGCGAGATTGGAGTGAAGAGCTTTTAAATGCGACAGGATTAACGCGTCGCCAAATGCCTACGTTGTTTGAAGGTAATCAAATAACAGGCTATCTATTGGCTGATATCGCTAAAAAATGGCAGATGAAACAAGTCCCTATTATTGCGGGTGGTGGCGATAATGCCGCGGGTGCAATTGGTGTTGGTGTTTATCAACCTGGCCAAGCGATGCTCTCTTTAGGTACTTCGGGTGTTTATTTTGTTGTTAGCGAAAAGTTTCTCCAAAATAGTGATAATGCAGTACACAGCTTTTGTCATGCATTACCCAAGACTTGGCATTTAATGTCAGTGATGCTAAGTGCTGCATCATGTCTTGATTGGGTGTGCCAATTAACAGGGATCGAGGATGTCGGTGCGATGTTTGAAGAAGTGGAACACGCGACTTTTGCTGATAGCCCTCTCCTGTTTTTACCTTATCTTTCAGGTGAACGGACACCATATAACAACCCTAATGCGAAAGGTGTCTTTTGGGGATTAACCCATGAGCATCAACGGGCTGACTTATGCCAAGCGGTTCTTGAAGGTGTAAGTTTTGCGTTACGACAAGGGATTGAAGTTGCAGAAAATGCGGGGCAATTAGCTGATAATATTACATTAATTGGTGGTGGTGCTAGAAGTGAATATTGGCGACAACTTCTGGCAGACATTACAGGAAAAACCCTCGATTATCGTCAAGGCGGTGATGTCGGCCCTGCACTTGGTGCAGCAAGGCTCGCACAATTAGCGGTAAACCCTGCTCATTCATCACAGGTTATTCTTTCTCAACCTAAGCTTGAAAAACGTCATACACCTAATTTAGAAAAACACAAAATATACGAAAAAAAATATCATGCTTTTAAAAAGCTATATTCATTAATTGAAACAATGGAAATATAGCAATATTGCATCAACATCAGGGAAAAATAGCGCCATCTTTAAAGGATTGGCGCTATTTTTTTGTGTTTAGGTAACTCCTTGCTAGTCATCGAATTAATTAGCAAGGCAAAAAATTAACGATATCCCCGAGTATGGTTTTTGGCTGACCAACTGTAGGTTTCATCACTAGGAGCTAATTTCTGTTTTTTCTTGAGGGCTTGTGCTTTTTTGGTGGCTTTTTCAACTTCGAGGGAGATTTCGGTAATAATGGAGTCTTTGACTTTATTCATTTCAGCATTGGTTAATTCACGCCCTAATTTCTTTCTCTCTTGACCTATTCTGGTTTTTACTCGCATTTGTTGGGCATCTGTCATCTCTTGGAGTGTCAATTTCTTCATTCTTTTACCCTACCTATGTTGAGAGAGGAAGTATTAATATAACATTATTAATGCACCTCTCCATCATTATGTTTAGATTTAAGGTAATTAAATTCTGATTATATCGAAAATGCATTACACACTTAATAAGCGTGTAATGCATAAAAATAAGAGCTGAATATAGACTGAAATTTTAAACTAATTGAAGAAATGCTGTTTTAAATTCATCAATGTCTTGCTGTGTTGTTGCCCAAGAAGTACAAAGACGTAAACAACTCAAATTAGGATCTTCAAGTAAAACACGATGAAAAACAAACTGCTGTGTTAATTTTTCT comes from the Proteus appendicitidis genome and includes:
- the nhaC gene encoding Na+/H+ antiporter NhaC; amino-acid sequence: MKTQTINSPRTPTLLESLFPIFTMVVLLGGGYAAFDLPPEPLMVLSTVVAALLVKRLGYRYDEILTAISQKIAKTMPALLILISVGLLIGTWMIGGTIPLMIYYGLKMISPEMLYVTALLVTSLVSVCTGTSWGSAGTIGVAFMGVAVGMDANLAATAGAVVAGAYFGDKLSPLSGDTNLAAMAARIDLYQHIWHLLYTTLPSLILTAIVMTVYGMNGDLAGQGVPEKVTLITNGLESVYNFNLILLIPVLVILYGSVTKKPTIPVMLASAAIAMFNAYLIQGFGLHDIVKSAVDGFNVSMIQGKEVPELLGNLLNRGGMNSMMSTLLICFCALSFAGTLSLSGALEVIVHALLKMVHSTGSMILATIACGLTMIGVTCNGQISILIPIEMLRGAYIERGLHPKNLARTVEDSATIFEPILPWTAAGAYMAGTLGVATLSYLPWAVLCWSGIFFAMLWGFTGFGIAKLTPEEQEEMTAELESHSELQLDTK
- a CDS encoding DUF3811 domain-containing protein produces the protein MKKLTLQEMTDAQQMRVKTRIGQERKKLGRELTNAEMNKVKDSIITEISLEVEKATKKAQALKKKQKLAPSDETYSWSAKNHTRGYR
- the xylA gene encoding xylose isomerase, coding for MSYFDKIEQIQYEGTTSDNPLAFRYYNPDEIILGKRMEDHLRFAACYWHNFCWNGSDMFGIGTFDRPWQTPGEALEQAKRKADVAFEFFHKLNVPFYCFHDVDVISEGNNINEYISNMAAITDVLAKKQEETNVKLLWGTANCFTNPRYGAGAATNPDPDVFAWAATQVCEAMKATKTLGGENYVLWGGREGYETLLNTDLRQEREQIGRFMQMVVEHKHKIGFQGTLLIEPKPQEPTKHQYDYDTATVYGFLKQFGLEKEVKVNIEANHATLAGHSFHHEIATAIALGILGSVDANRGDPQLGWDTDQFPNSVEENALVMYEILKSGGFTTGGLNFDAKVRRQSNDKYDLFYGHISGMDTMAMALRIAARMIQDGGLDKFTAQRYSGWSAEFGQNILQGKYSLEDVAKYAQNNTLAPQLQSGRQEMLESLVNRYIFG
- the xylB gene encoding xylulokinase; protein product: MYLGLDLGTSSVKAIIMNEQGDVVASHSVSLAISRPHPQWSEQDPLQWWQATQDAILQLGRSYPMDKIEAIGLSGQMHGAVLLDAQQAVLRPAILWNDGRSFKQCQVLEAQYPQFKKITGNLVMPGFTAPKLQWVAEQEPEVFQRIAHVLLPKDFLRWKMSGNFASDMSDSAGTLWLDMQKRDWSEELLNATGLTRRQMPTLFEGNQITGYLLADIAKKWQMKQVPIIAGGGDNAAGAIGVGVYQPGQAMLSLGTSGVYFVVSEKFLQNSDNAVHSFCHALPKTWHLMSVMLSAASCLDWVCQLTGIEDVGAMFEEVEHATFADSPLLFLPYLSGERTPYNNPNAKGVFWGLTHEHQRADLCQAVLEGVSFALRQGIEVAENAGQLADNITLIGGGARSEYWRQLLADITGKTLDYRQGGDVGPALGAARLAQLAVNPAHSSQVILSQPKLEKRHTPNLEKHKIYEKKYHAFKKLYSLIETMEI